Sequence from the Candidatus Binatia bacterium genome:
GGCGGATGCCATCACACTCCGGTTTCCCGGTAGTAGTCCGGCACGGCCGCGCCGAGGTCGACCGGCTCTCCGAGGCTAGCCAGGGCGGCCAACCAGAACCGGGGCAGCGGCAGCGGCACGGTCGCGGGTCAGGTGACCCACGACGAGAGATGGTGGCTGTCCAACACCGCTGCCGAGCAGGCCGACCGAAACTGCCACGGCGATCGCGACGGACACTGCGCCGCCGACCGCCACTCCAACCGATACTCCGCCGCCAACGCTCCCGCCGACGGTGTTTACCGCCACGCAGACCGCGTCGGTCACTGAAGTACCAACCCCAACCTCCAAGCCTTCGAAGACCGCAACATCTCCGCCGACCGCGACGGGCGCCGCGACGCCGTCTGCCACGCCTCTGGTCATGGGGACTCCGAGCCCCACGCCAACGCCGACGGCTGCTGCGGTGCTCTCGTTTGATATCGACGCGGACGACACGGTGATCGTCGTCAGCGACATCAGCGGGTTCCCGGACCGTGGGACGGTACAGATCGACGAAGAGGTGCTGACCTATTGGGGCAAGGAGCCGATCGCCTCCGGCAGTGCGCTCGCCCTCCGAGACACAGAACAGCCCGGCAGACTGCTCCATGTCGAGCGCAGCGCCAGCGCCACGGCGCATCGAGTCGGCACCCCGGTTATCCTCCTCACAAGCACCTGCCTCGGCGACTGTGACTCCAGCAACACCGTCACCGTCGACGAACTGGTGAGCGGCGTGAACATCGCGCTCGGCGACGCGCCCCTCTCCGACTGCCTCAGCTTCGATTCGAGCGGCGATGGAAAGGTCACGGTCGATGAACTGGTGAAAGCCGTGAACAGTGCGCTGAACGGGTGCGGCGGCTGAGAGGCCGGGGCGGGAGGCTGGAGACTGGAGGGAACGTGTCGGGTGTTCGGTGACTGGTGCCGGAGCCGAGTGCCACGTGAGCCCGCTCGTTACGCAGCGTCTTGCCGAGCCGGGGCGCAGCGGTTAGAGGATCGATATGACGCAGGCGCAGATTCTCGAAGAACTCAAGAAGCTCACCAGAGCGCAACGACTGCAGATCGCAGAAGCAGCCTTGGAGCTGACTCGCCAAGAGATGGAGGCGGGCGGCGAAACAAGCCGCCGTGCCGACCGGCAGCGAGAACTGGCGGCCGCCGCAGAAGCCCTCCGTGCGGAGTACGAGACCGACAGCGAACTCACGATCTTCACGACGCTCGACGGCGAGGACTTCAGTGCGTAGGGGCGCCATCTGGCTGATCAACCTCGATCCCACCGTCGGCGCAGAGATCAAGAAGACACGTCCTGCCGTCATCGTCAGCGAGGACGCCATCGGCGTGCTCCCGCTCAAGGTCATCGTGCCGCCCACGGACTGGAAGGACCGGTTCGCTGCGGCGCCGTGGTTGGTCCGCGTCGAACCGGACGCCGAGAATCACCTAGACAAGGTCTCGGCCGCCGATGCCTTTCAAGTACGTTCGGTCGCCCATCAGAGATTCGTCCGGCCCCTTGGTCAGCTTTGCGAGCCAGTGATGCGACAAATCGCCGCCGCGTTGGCGATCGTACTGCGCCTCGAAGAGTGAGCGCACGACTCCTCGATGACGGCGACTGCAACGGGGACCATGACGTGACGGTCGACGAACTCGTCAAAGGCGTCAACATTGCCCTCGGCACGCTGGCGCTCGGCGAGTGCCGCGTCTTCGATTCGAGCAACGATGGCAAGGTCACCGTCGATGAGTTGGTCGTCG
This genomic interval carries:
- a CDS encoding EF-hand domain-containing protein; the encoded protein is MIVVSDISGFPDRGTVQIDEEVLTYWGKEPIASGSALALRDTEQPGRLLHVERSASATAHRVGTPVILLTSTCLGDCDSSNTVTVDELVSGVNIALGDAPLSDCLSFDSSGDGKVTVDELVKAVNSALNGCGG
- a CDS encoding type II toxin-antitoxin system PemK/MazF family toxin → MRRGAIWLINLDPTVGAEIKKTRPAVIVSEDAIGVLPLKVIVPPTDWKDRFAAAPWLVRVEPDAENHLDKVSAADAFQVRSVAHQRFVRPLGQLCEPVMRQIAAALAIVLRLEE